A single genomic interval of Spirosoma linguale DSM 74 harbors:
- a CDS encoding fatty acid hydroxylase (PFAM: fatty acid hydroxylase~KEGG: cak:Caul_2901 fatty acid hydroxylase), whose product MRDLIQYAIPGFIILLVTEVILTAIQHKDYYDRKDTFSSLSMGIGNVIIGFVGKAIVFSALSLVYQFRLFTIDMTLWWAWLILFFADDFSYYWFHRISHSSRYFWASHVVHHSSMKYNLGTALRQTWTGNITGTFVFWLWLPLVGFSPVAVMTMQSISLLYQFWIHTEHINKLPAPIEFIFNTPSHHRVHHGSDLDYLDKNHAGVLIIWDRIFDTFAPEQNRPTYGLTTNIHSYNPVRIAFHEWVSIGQDLRRAPSARAALRYLFGPPGWSHDGSRRTTKQLRQKPVSLQAHERAPSL is encoded by the coding sequence ATGCGTGATCTAATCCAGTACGCCATTCCCGGATTCATAATTCTGCTTGTTACCGAAGTTATTCTGACTGCAATTCAGCATAAGGATTACTACGACCGTAAGGACACGTTCAGTAGCCTGAGCATGGGGATAGGTAATGTCATTATCGGGTTTGTCGGCAAGGCTATTGTATTTAGCGCCCTTTCGCTGGTCTATCAGTTTCGGCTGTTTACAATCGATATGACCCTATGGTGGGCCTGGTTAATCCTGTTTTTTGCGGATGATTTCAGCTACTACTGGTTTCACCGGATCAGCCACAGCAGCCGGTATTTCTGGGCATCGCACGTAGTGCATCACTCCTCAATGAAGTATAACCTGGGTACGGCACTCCGCCAAACCTGGACGGGTAACATAACAGGTACCTTCGTGTTCTGGTTATGGCTGCCCCTCGTCGGCTTTTCGCCAGTGGCGGTTATGACCATGCAATCCATAAGTCTGCTGTATCAATTCTGGATTCATACAGAGCATATTAACAAGTTGCCAGCCCCCATTGAATTTATTTTCAATACGCCCTCACATCATCGGGTACACCACGGATCGGACCTCGATTACCTGGATAAAAACCACGCGGGTGTCCTCATCATCTGGGACCGCATCTTCGATACCTTTGCCCCGGAGCAAAACCGTCCAACCTATGGACTAACCACCAATATCCATTCATACAACCCCGTCCGAATTGCCTTTCACGAATGGGTATCCATCGGTCAGGACCTGCGACGTGCACCGTCGGCACGAGCTGCGTTGCGGTATCTCTTCGGCCCGCCGGGCTGGAGTCATGATGGCTCCCGAAGAACGACCAAGCAACTCAGGCAGAAACCCGTATCTCTCCAAGCACATGAGAGAGCCCCTTCACTATAG
- a CDS encoding transcription termination factor Rho (KEGG: bba:Bd0065 transcription termination factor Rho~TIGRFAM: transcription termination factor Rho~PFAM: H+transporting two-sector ATPase alpha/beta subunit central region; Rho termination factor domain protein; Rho termination factor RNA-binding~SMART: Cold shock protein; AAA ATPase): MFKKEELDMKLLSELHPIAEQFGIRNISKFTKEKLVYEIIKQQSESPVAVEETPSVEEAPRRGRRTKAVTLADAAPVNLPVENTAVEKTTAIPAAETPSPELAKPRQRGRRERDAAETVTVSEPPVAEEKPVDVNAITASPATEQTASAPAAAPASSSENITAETAPENPQPVRQPRENRERIVNPGQRPNSFNQPVRNRNEGEGSPSDRNFRTPPPRNDRNGNGRPDLNQQRNPRPDGSSQGPRDARPRFDANRDRNGSDSPRDNSQRRDQRPRTQRIVTDESGLNYGGQADEEFMTPTVVTEDNAANMQTAGQSVAAETTAVVEPAGAPAESQEGQPQSESGQSDQPAQPQLSQPLREAQEYQNRIRRQYNQHIREFDGIIDNEGVLEIMQDGGYGFLRSADYNYLASPDDIYVSPSQIKLFGLKTGDTVRGAIRPPKEGEKYFALLRVSTVNGKTTEEIRDRIPFEYLTPLFPEEQLHLSNRPENYSSRVLDLFAPIGKGQRGMIVAQPKTGKTVLLKEIANAITKNHPEVYLIVLLIDERPEEVTDMARSVNAEVISSTFDEQADRHVKVSSMVLEKAKRMVECGHDVVILLDSITRLARAYNTVVPSSGKILSGGVDANALHRPKRFFGAARNVENGGSLTIIATALIDTGSKMDEVIFEEFKGTGNMELQLDRKLANKRVYPAIDVMASGTRREDLLLDKETLQRVWILRKHMADMNPMESMDFLLGHMKGTRSNEEFLISMNR; encoded by the coding sequence ATGTTTAAGAAAGAAGAATTAGACATGAAGCTTCTCTCGGAGCTTCACCCCATTGCCGAGCAATTTGGCATTCGTAATATCAGCAAATTCACAAAAGAAAAACTCGTTTACGAAATCATAAAGCAACAGTCTGAAAGCCCGGTAGCTGTTGAGGAAACGCCTTCTGTAGAAGAGGCTCCACGTCGCGGACGGCGTACAAAAGCTGTTACATTAGCTGATGCAGCCCCGGTTAACCTTCCTGTCGAAAATACAGCTGTAGAAAAAACAACGGCGATTCCTGCCGCAGAAACACCCTCTCCCGAGCTTGCTAAACCTCGTCAGCGGGGTCGACGTGAGCGCGATGCAGCGGAAACGGTGACAGTCTCCGAGCCCCCAGTGGCAGAAGAGAAGCCTGTAGACGTGAACGCCATAACGGCTTCGCCCGCTACAGAGCAGACAGCATCTGCCCCGGCTGCGGCTCCAGCTTCATCCAGTGAAAACATAACCGCTGAAACAGCGCCTGAAAATCCCCAGCCAGTACGTCAACCCCGTGAAAATCGGGAACGTATTGTAAATCCGGGGCAACGGCCTAATTCGTTTAACCAGCCCGTTCGCAATCGTAATGAAGGCGAAGGCTCACCATCTGACCGTAATTTCCGGACACCCCCACCCCGTAATGACCGCAATGGGAACGGCCGACCGGACTTAAACCAGCAGCGCAACCCTCGGCCGGATGGCTCATCGCAAGGCCCACGAGATGCCCGCCCTCGTTTTGATGCGAACCGCGACCGAAATGGTAGCGATAGCCCACGCGACAATTCTCAACGCCGGGACCAACGGCCCCGCACCCAGCGTATCGTAACCGATGAGTCGGGCCTGAACTATGGTGGTCAGGCAGATGAGGAATTCATGACACCAACGGTTGTTACGGAAGACAACGCGGCAAACATGCAGACAGCAGGCCAGTCAGTTGCCGCAGAAACAACCGCCGTCGTCGAGCCGGCAGGGGCACCGGCCGAATCACAGGAAGGACAGCCTCAGTCGGAATCCGGTCAGAGCGATCAGCCTGCTCAACCTCAGCTTTCGCAACCTTTGCGGGAAGCTCAGGAATACCAGAATCGGATAAGAAGGCAGTATAACCAGCATATTCGCGAATTCGATGGTATCATCGACAACGAAGGTGTGCTGGAAATCATGCAGGATGGCGGCTACGGCTTTCTGCGCTCTGCCGACTACAACTACTTAGCCAGCCCCGATGATATTTATGTATCTCCTTCGCAGATCAAGCTCTTTGGTCTGAAAACCGGTGATACCGTACGGGGTGCCATTCGTCCGCCCAAAGAAGGCGAAAAGTATTTTGCGCTGCTTCGTGTATCGACGGTTAACGGCAAAACGACGGAGGAAATCCGGGATCGGATTCCGTTTGAGTACCTAACCCCACTTTTCCCCGAAGAACAACTACATTTGAGCAACCGCCCGGAGAACTACTCCTCACGTGTGTTGGACTTGTTTGCTCCTATTGGTAAAGGCCAGCGCGGTATGATTGTTGCTCAGCCCAAAACTGGTAAAACAGTTCTTCTTAAAGAAATTGCCAACGCCATTACGAAAAATCACCCGGAGGTTTACCTCATCGTTCTGCTGATTGACGAACGTCCCGAGGAAGTAACCGACATGGCGCGCAGTGTAAACGCCGAAGTAATTTCATCCACCTTCGACGAACAGGCCGACCGGCACGTGAAGGTATCGAGCATGGTGCTTGAAAAAGCGAAACGGATGGTTGAGTGCGGTCATGATGTAGTTATCTTATTGGATTCGATTACACGTCTGGCGCGGGCTTATAACACTGTCGTTCCATCGTCGGGCAAGATTCTGTCAGGTGGTGTCGACGCGAATGCGCTGCATCGGCCCAAGCGTTTCTTTGGTGCGGCCCGAAATGTTGAGAATGGCGGTTCGCTTACCATTATCGCTACGGCGTTGATTGATACGGGTTCTAAAATGGACGAGGTTATCTTTGAGGAGTTCAAAGGTACCGGCAACATGGAACTTCAGCTCGACCGCAAACTGGCTAACAAACGCGTTTATCCGGCTATCGATGTTATGGCATCGGGTACGCGCCGTGAAGACCTGTTACTGGATAAAGAGACGTTGCAGCGTGTCTGGATTCTTCGTAAGCATATGGCAGACATGAATCCTATGGAAAGCATGGATTTTCTGCTAGGCCATATGAAAGGTACTCGGAGCAATGAAGAGTTTTTAATCTCAATGAACCGATAG
- a CDS encoding putative transcriptional acitvator, Baf family (TIGRFAM: transcriptional activator, Baf family~PFAM: Bvg accessory factor~KEGG: hypothetical protein ; K03525 type III pantothenate kinase) — METRHLYDSSVVDMHLVVDWGNSRLKTGWFAGQDLIEVRLYESVEALLDDFIKRPVKQVLVSSTSRPAEEIRSGFTGLDTNVQILDSQTPVPIRKAYDTPATLGADRVAAAVGAVTLFPGQDCLTLDLGTCLTADVVDRESVFQGGLISPGIHMRFRAMHEQTARLPLVDVPIDLAEAWPVLTARNTRQAMQSGVLNGLAMEMNGLIENHRRERPGIVVLLCGGDASSFESRLKPPIFVVPELVLIGLNRILRYNVENLQANTPDVNA, encoded by the coding sequence ATGGAAACCAGGCATCTTTACGACTCGTCGGTGGTCGACATGCATCTTGTCGTTGATTGGGGAAATTCACGACTGAAGACAGGCTGGTTTGCTGGCCAGGACTTAATAGAGGTTAGATTATATGAGTCAGTAGAAGCTTTGCTGGACGACTTCATCAAGCGTCCTGTAAAACAAGTGCTGGTCTCCTCAACTAGTCGGCCTGCTGAAGAAATAAGGAGCGGGTTTACGGGACTGGATACGAACGTTCAGATACTGGACAGCCAAACGCCGGTACCCATACGCAAAGCCTATGATACCCCCGCTACACTGGGGGCCGATCGTGTGGCGGCTGCGGTTGGTGCTGTGACCTTGTTTCCGGGTCAGGATTGTCTTACTCTCGATCTGGGTACTTGTCTGACGGCAGATGTTGTCGACCGCGAATCGGTGTTTCAGGGAGGACTGATTTCGCCTGGAATACATATGCGCTTTCGGGCTATGCATGAGCAAACCGCCCGGTTGCCCCTGGTTGATGTTCCGATTGATTTGGCGGAGGCCTGGCCTGTATTAACGGCTAGGAATACCCGGCAAGCCATGCAGAGTGGCGTATTGAATGGCCTGGCTATGGAAATGAACGGCCTGATTGAAAATCACCGTCGGGAAAGACCGGGTATTGTCGTTCTGTTGTGCGGGGGGGACGCATCTTCCTTTGAAAGTCGTCTTAAACCCCCGATATTTGTGGTGCCTGAATTGGTGCTGATTGGATTGAATCGAATTTTACGCTATAATGTTGAGAATTTACAAGCGAATACGCCAGACGTTAACGCATAG
- a CDS encoding protein of unknown function DUF1239 (PFAM: protein of unknown function DUF1239): MSDVISNTCNKMVFRFENRLFIPGIILCLSCMLFACEEAKKTKKVNPYSGPIEEINDVRLLYSEAAKLKVKLTTAKQFRYSNDDRRYPKPVNIVFYNPTGEEVTTIRSDSGRYDKAKDVYVVMGNVVVVNKQKQEKLLTPELNWKPQTKKVYTEKRVTILSQLTGEKLYGIGLDANQDFSQYAIRKPTGVFNVEGGI, translated from the coding sequence ATGAGTGACGTAATCTCTAATACATGTAATAAAATGGTATTCCGGTTCGAAAACAGACTGTTTATACCAGGCATTATCCTTTGTTTGTCTTGTATGCTATTCGCTTGTGAAGAAGCCAAAAAAACGAAAAAAGTCAATCCGTATTCAGGGCCGATTGAGGAAATAAATGATGTAAGGCTGCTTTACAGTGAGGCCGCCAAGTTAAAAGTCAAGCTAACAACGGCCAAACAGTTTCGGTACAGTAACGATGATCGACGCTACCCCAAACCCGTAAATATTGTATTTTATAACCCTACGGGTGAAGAAGTGACGACAATTCGCTCCGACTCCGGTCGCTACGATAAAGCCAAAGATGTGTATGTGGTAATGGGTAACGTGGTGGTCGTTAACAAGCAGAAACAGGAAAAACTGCTAACGCCTGAACTGAATTGGAAACCCCAAACGAAGAAGGTATATACTGAAAAGCGCGTCACCATTCTGAGTCAGCTGACCGGTGAGAAACTCTATGGGATTGGTCTGGACGCGAACCAGGATTTCAGTCAATACGCGATTCGGAAGCCAACTGGCGTATTTAACGTTGAAGGGGGGATTTAA
- a CDS encoding cytochrome c class I (PFAM: cytochrome c class I~KEGG: bba:Bd2608 major anaerobically induced transmembrane protein) encodes MIRLIGFLVAGLFLINLLSCQSDEEIKRQRYITEGIFLYKNNCANCHQNKGEGLAALYPPIAGSDYLKDKKRVICLIRYGQKGPIVVNGKPYNRPMPAQPQLSDLEIAEIVTYIYKEWAGETKITDVKAVTPILEQCKQ; translated from the coding sequence ATGATTCGACTGATCGGATTTTTAGTAGCAGGGCTTTTTCTTATCAACTTGCTTTCCTGCCAGAGCGACGAAGAAATTAAACGGCAACGGTACATTACCGAAGGCATTTTTCTCTATAAAAACAACTGTGCCAACTGCCACCAGAATAAGGGAGAAGGTTTGGCCGCTCTTTACCCGCCCATTGCGGGATCAGATTATCTGAAAGACAAGAAACGTGTCATTTGTTTGATTCGGTACGGCCAAAAGGGCCCTATTGTGGTTAACGGGAAACCGTACAATCGCCCAATGCCTGCCCAACCACAGCTGAGTGATCTCGAAATAGCCGAAATTGTCACATATATTTATAAAGAATGGGCTGGCGAAACGAAGATAACCGACGTTAAAGCCGTAACACCAATTCTCGAACAGTGTAAACAGTAA
- a CDS encoding electron transport protein SCO1/SenC (PFAM: electron transport protein SCO1/SenC~KEGG: afw:Anae109_2865 electron transport protein SCO1/SenC), which yields MNRPASFWVKNSIWFTLLCISSLLEACTGSSGDSLPILGQREAVTKVVNGKSVTDSVYQSIPDFSFVSQFGDTVTAKTLDNKIYVADFFFTSCPTICPKMKVQLKRVYEKFKGNPDVMLLSHTIDPAHDSVAVLKEFAQNLGVTGRQWLFVTGDREKIYDIGQNSYMVTAQSDSTAPGGVVHSGAFILVDKAKHIRGIYDGTTEDGVDKLMNDMNRLLAEYKK from the coding sequence TTGAACAGGCCCGCCAGTTTTTGGGTAAAAAATAGTATTTGGTTTACCCTGCTCTGTATCAGTAGCCTGCTTGAGGCCTGCACCGGATCGTCCGGAGACAGCCTTCCTATTTTAGGCCAGCGGGAGGCCGTAACTAAAGTGGTAAATGGTAAATCCGTAACCGATTCTGTTTACCAGTCGATTCCAGACTTCAGCTTTGTGAGTCAGTTTGGCGATACGGTTACGGCCAAAACCCTTGATAACAAGATCTACGTAGCTGATTTTTTCTTCACCAGCTGCCCGACTATATGCCCCAAAATGAAGGTTCAATTAAAACGGGTATATGAAAAGTTCAAGGGTAATCCGGATGTTATGCTCCTGTCGCACACCATTGACCCGGCTCACGATTCGGTGGCTGTTCTGAAAGAATTTGCGCAAAATCTGGGAGTTACAGGCCGCCAATGGCTTTTTGTAACGGGCGACCGGGAGAAGATTTACGACATCGGTCAGAATAGCTACATGGTTACGGCCCAGTCCGACTCTACTGCACCCGGTGGCGTTGTGCATAGCGGAGCGTTCATTCTGGTCGACAAAGCCAAACACATCCGTGGTATCTACGACGGCACTACCGAAGACGGTGTCGATAAATTAATGAATGACATGAATCGGTTATTGGCCGAGTATAAAAAATGA
- a CDS encoding hypothetical protein (KEGG: apa:APP7_0103 autotransporter adhesin): MNQRFLAFAGLLIASGQFYACKSAEDTVKEAENEVFAIHDQIMPKIDDIMKLRKQLNQHITSLDSLKDNGSASATLRTDEEREQAYRIRTNLTIADSLMMDWMGRYNGDTLTKLSSDDALRYLNGQKEQITDVKTKVNTSIEQARQFLGKK; the protein is encoded by the coding sequence ATGAACCAGCGTTTCCTTGCCTTTGCCGGGCTACTTATAGCATCCGGACAGTTTTACGCATGTAAATCGGCGGAAGACACCGTCAAAGAAGCGGAAAATGAAGTTTTTGCCATTCATGATCAGATCATGCCTAAAATTGATGACATCATGAAACTGCGCAAACAACTAAACCAGCACATTACATCACTCGATAGTCTGAAAGATAACGGCTCAGCATCGGCTACGCTCCGCACCGACGAAGAGCGGGAACAGGCCTACCGCATACGAACGAACTTAACGATTGCGGATAGCCTTATGATGGATTGGATGGGGCGGTACAATGGCGATACTCTTACCAAATTATCCTCTGACGACGCCCTTCGTTACCTTAACGGGCAAAAAGAACAAATCACCGATGTCAAAACAAAAGTTAATACCAGCATTGAACAGGCCCGCCAGTTTTTGGGTAAAAAATAG
- a CDS encoding DNA repair protein RecN (TIGRFAM: DNA repair protein RecN~PFAM: SMC domain protein~KEGG: tcx:Tcr_0866 DNA repair protein RecN), which produces MLSHLFIKNYALIDELELSPDRELNIVTGETGAGKSIILGAIGLLLGNRADTRVLYNPEQKCIIEGTFGVSGYRIEQIFDDEELDYLDTCIVRREISVSGKSRAFVNDTPVNLDTLRRITSEMMDIHSQHDSVLLGSNEYQLEIVDTYAQNEAQLRTYRSDYQIYRTKRTHYDQLQSEASAMRKEFDYNNFLYEELLKAQLQPDEQETLEQELTILENAEDIKERLQVAYEYLDNTEQSVIDFLKGTVSNLTYISKLSNQYEQLLQRAQSSLIELRDLADEISVEQDRVEIDDTRADTIRERLNLMYQLQTKHQVKDVAGLIALRNDLGQKVSKVLNLDDALAEAKAQSEAARAQLQISADALSSSRKAVLQAIEGEIGKLLNDLGMPNASLKIQAETSKPSLTGIDTISFLFSANKGVKPQQLKNVASGGEFSRLMMAIKYILASKRSLPTIVFDEIDAGVSGEIAIKMGNMMRDMAHSHQIIAITHLHQIAGQGTAHYFVYKDHSAAKTVSRIKRLSLDERVNEIAQMIGGKNPSASALKNAREILKQRPTSTVK; this is translated from the coding sequence TTGCTTTCGCATCTATTCATAAAGAATTACGCGCTGATTGACGAACTGGAGCTCTCGCCCGACCGTGAACTAAACATCGTAACGGGCGAAACAGGCGCAGGGAAGTCAATTATTCTCGGTGCCATTGGGTTGCTGCTTGGCAACCGGGCCGATACGCGCGTCTTGTACAACCCCGAACAGAAATGTATTATTGAGGGGACATTTGGGGTATCCGGCTATCGGATCGAGCAGATCTTCGACGACGAAGAACTCGATTACTTAGATACATGCATCGTTCGTCGGGAAATTAGTGTGAGTGGTAAATCACGGGCCTTTGTTAACGATACGCCCGTCAACCTCGATACGCTCCGACGGATTACGAGTGAGATGATGGATATTCACTCACAACATGATTCTGTACTGCTGGGATCTAACGAATACCAGTTGGAGATAGTGGATACCTACGCCCAGAATGAAGCGCAGCTACGCACCTATCGATCCGACTATCAGATTTACCGGACCAAAAGAACGCATTATGACCAGCTTCAGTCTGAGGCATCGGCTATGCGCAAGGAGTTTGATTACAACAATTTTTTGTACGAAGAACTGCTAAAAGCCCAGCTACAGCCCGATGAGCAGGAAACACTTGAGCAGGAGTTGACAATTCTGGAAAACGCTGAAGATATTAAGGAGCGGCTACAGGTAGCGTATGAATACCTGGACAATACAGAGCAGTCAGTTATCGACTTCCTGAAGGGCACGGTCAGCAATTTGACTTATATCAGTAAGCTGTCCAACCAATACGAACAACTGCTGCAACGGGCGCAAAGCAGCCTTATTGAGTTGCGCGACCTGGCGGACGAAATAAGCGTTGAACAGGACCGGGTTGAAATAGACGATACCCGTGCCGACACCATCCGGGAACGGCTGAACCTGATGTATCAGCTTCAGACCAAGCACCAGGTAAAAGACGTGGCGGGGTTGATCGCGTTGCGAAATGACCTTGGCCAAAAGGTAAGCAAAGTCCTGAATCTGGACGACGCCCTTGCCGAAGCCAAAGCACAGTCCGAAGCCGCCCGTGCCCAATTGCAAATAAGCGCCGATGCCTTATCCTCCTCCCGGAAGGCCGTTCTGCAAGCCATAGAAGGCGAGATTGGTAAATTGCTCAACGACCTGGGGATGCCGAATGCATCGTTGAAGATACAGGCCGAAACCAGTAAGCCCAGCTTAACAGGGATTGACACGATTTCGTTTTTGTTCAGTGCCAATAAAGGCGTTAAACCGCAACAGTTGAAAAACGTAGCGTCTGGTGGCGAGTTTTCGCGGCTGATGATGGCGATCAAGTACATCCTGGCCAGCAAACGCTCCCTGCCAACCATCGTTTTTGACGAAATTGACGCGGGCGTATCCGGTGAAATTGCCATCAAGATGGGGAATATGATGCGTGACATGGCCCACAGCCACCAGATTATTGCCATTACCCATCTCCATCAGATAGCGGGTCAGGGTACCGCACATTACTTTGTTTACAAAGACCATTCGGCCGCAAAAACAGTTAGCCGAATCAAGAGATTGTCCCTGGATGAGCGCGTCAATGAAATCGCCCAGATGATTGGCGGCAAAAACCCATCGGCCAGTGCTCTCAAGAATGCCCGTGAAATTTTAAAACAGCGCCCTACGTCAACGGTCAAATGA
- a CDS encoding phosphopantothenoylcysteine decarboxylase/phosphopantothenate/cysteine ligase (KEGG: geo:Geob_3527 phosphopantothenoylcysteine decarboxylase/phosphopantothenate/cysteine ligase~TIGRFAM: phosphopantothenoylcysteine decarboxylase/phosphopantothenate/cysteine ligase~PFAM: DNA/pantothenate metabolism flavoprotein domain protein; flavoprotein) — translation MLLAGKRILLGVTGSISAYKSALLVRLLIKAGAEVQVIMTASAQQFITPLTLATLSKRPVFSTFVNTASDRPGDGSWNNHVDLGLWADVFVIAPASAHTLARCATGFCDDLLSAVYLSARCPVFFAPAMDVDMYSHPSTIDNLRRLESFGNHIIRAEHGELASGLVGEGRLAEPETIVQVLTDYWTSKLEREPVNPGILSGKRVLITAGPTQEPIDPVRYISNHSTGKMGYAIANAFAAAGAQVTLVSGPTALPLPSPDIKRIDVRSAQEMFEATESEFSMAHIIVLSAAVADYTPAHPADRKIKKKEAVFSLELTKTTDIAATLGKRKQAGQLLMGFALETDNEQENALKKLYAKNLDWIVLNSLRDSGAGFGHDTNKITVIDKDEQTHEFPLKSKDEVALDLVMLVVKSL, via the coding sequence ATGTTACTTGCAGGGAAACGTATTCTTTTAGGCGTAACAGGCAGTATATCAGCCTATAAATCGGCGCTACTCGTTCGGCTTCTGATAAAAGCCGGTGCCGAGGTGCAGGTTATTATGACAGCATCGGCCCAGCAATTCATTACTCCGCTCACGCTGGCTACCTTATCAAAGCGTCCTGTCTTCTCGACGTTTGTGAATACGGCATCAGATCGTCCCGGCGACGGTAGCTGGAACAACCATGTTGATCTGGGACTTTGGGCCGATGTTTTCGTGATTGCACCGGCATCGGCCCATACACTGGCTCGTTGTGCAACGGGCTTTTGTGATGATCTGCTGTCGGCGGTTTATCTGTCGGCCCGGTGCCCGGTATTTTTTGCCCCGGCGATGGACGTCGACATGTATAGTCACCCATCCACGATTGATAACCTGCGTCGGCTGGAGAGCTTTGGCAATCATATTATCAGAGCAGAGCATGGCGAGTTGGCCAGTGGCCTGGTAGGCGAAGGTCGACTGGCAGAACCCGAAACAATTGTTCAGGTATTAACTGACTACTGGACAAGTAAGCTCGAAAGAGAGCCAGTCAACCCGGGTATTCTGTCGGGAAAGCGCGTGTTGATTACCGCAGGACCAACCCAGGAGCCCATCGATCCGGTGCGGTACATTAGCAACCATTCGACGGGAAAGATGGGCTATGCTATTGCAAACGCATTTGCCGCAGCCGGGGCTCAGGTAACGCTGGTGAGTGGACCAACTGCCCTACCCCTCCCCTCACCTGACATAAAACGCATTGATGTCCGGTCGGCGCAGGAAATGTTCGAGGCAACTGAATCAGAATTTAGTATGGCTCATATCATCGTTCTGAGTGCCGCTGTGGCCGATTACACCCCTGCTCACCCGGCCGACCGGAAGATTAAGAAGAAGGAAGCTGTTTTTTCTCTTGAATTAACCAAAACCACCGACATTGCGGCTACACTGGGAAAGCGGAAGCAAGCCGGGCAGTTGCTGATGGGCTTTGCGCTGGAAACGGACAATGAGCAGGAGAATGCGCTTAAAAAACTTTATGCTAAGAATTTAGACTGGATTGTGTTAAATTCACTTCGTGATTCAGGAGCCGGTTTCGGGCACGACACCAACAAGATTACCGTTATAGATAAGGACGAACAAACTCATGAATTTCCACTCAAATCAAAAGACGAAGTGGCATTGGATTTGGTTATGTTAGTCGTAAAGTCGCTATGA